The Astatotilapia calliptera chromosome 2, fAstCal1.2, whole genome shotgun sequence genome includes a window with the following:
- the pcdh12 gene encoding protocadherin-12 isoform X2, with amino-acid sequence MLLALLLVASLCSKTLSSHCSSTTIQYQVSEEQPAGTRVSCLADDLRQRDEGGSLEDFQVVEQGKALPFSVTTRDGVVSTQGRLDREELCRGTDLCEVAFSVLYRKRGAVKCLRVHVKVMDLNDHSPSFPNTLQEVEISETASLGKRIPLDWAVDPDAGSNSLQTYSLSVNQHFDLDVTVGPGGTKQAELVVVKELDREIQASFDLTLVAWDKGNPPKSGSTLVRVSIQDSNDNSPTFEDSNPTVSLPEDTALGTTVIKLKATDPDQGANGEVEYSFSKHTHPEVQRLFYVDPQTGEVSIRAPLDYEAQSSYEVIVQASDHGPNAIPSYCRLHVKLIDINDNAPRIRLTWTPASSQVITVLEGAPEDTLLAVVTVSDADSGRNGNVTAQIQQGSGPFRLKKMHGNDYMIVTSGSLDREKVMQYNITLFARDSGNPLLSYVEHLPVYVLDENDNAPVFSIPIYRASFKENNMTGYHILKVEAHDEDLELSGKVSYSIVEETKTQTFSIHPKTGVISVQQPLDYEAFKNYSFIVEAVDHGHPPLTSTARVHIDIEDVNDNFPVIKEPKPRKGVASLSVPVDAYRGEIVTELGNAIKEEATNVATDHSVREGLGFLASTIKAEDQDTGLNGKLQYLITDGNPSELFWLNNTSGQLFVNTTNATELIGKTFKVDITVSDMGTPRLATKATLEVTFINLKDHLKNSSPGNRGQLSFTMMMAICLGATCLLLLLAIALVTTFCRPEKRDNRAYNCRQAESTYTRHPRRPQKNIRKSDIQLIPVIRGRKEDLPEDDGEAQPLTPPPASDDQQIESHYSLMPSVMNASFHSQGYLEEDVTQPNTHHCRTLRKPGNIELDGTLPSSPATSYRTLHKSRNTSSSSSVSHSSTLKRPKNSEGEETVSQYSSASVATLRRPKTSDGHGARDAAHRQILRNLVRLSMAAFGDSIELSSASPEVQISQLLSLLHQGQLQPRTNFRGNKYSHRNGRYGGQDCSDWQSTKDSGHGESEAGDVDWEPGRDSPIDPQLEEGLSNLLNNPDDVFSEVSDPSWMARLSLPLTSDYHDNVFVPNSPPSPESETLPRDGLESSSFSTFGKTPEKDGPLGGALLSEVSTLFEMLMTQKADAHPGPRPDVLYRLSAAYRRSLGLDGGAAGNAAKNSARSGPSAPSGLCQ; translated from the exons ATGCTGCTCGCTCTGCTTCTCGTTGCGAGTCTTTGCTCCAAGACCCTCTCCTCACATTGCTCATCAACAACTATTCAGTACCAGGTTTCGGAGGAGCAGCCGGCGGGAACCCGGGTCAGCTGTCTGGCGGATGACCTGCGGCAGAGGGACGAAGGCGGATCTCTGGAGGATTTCCAGGTGGTGGAGCAGGGAAAAGCCCTTCCTTTTTCTGTCACCACTCGAGATGGGGTTGTCTCCACCCAGGGCCGATTGGACAGGGAGGAGTTGTGCCGAGGGACTGACCTGTGTGAGGTGGCGTTTAGTGTCCTCTACAGGAAACGAGGTGCTGTGAAGTGCCTGCGGGTTCACGTGAAAGTAATGGACTTAAATGACCACAGTCCCAGCTTCCCCAATACTTTGCAAGAAGTGGAGATCTCAGAAACTGCTAGCCTTGGGAAGCGAATCCCATTGGACTGGGCAGTGGATCCTGATGCAGGTTCCAACAGCCTCCAGACCTACTCACTGTCTGTCAACCAGCACTTTGATCTCGATGTGACAGTTGGTCCTGGTGGGACGAAACAGGCAGAGCTGGTGGTTGTCAAAGAATTAGACAGGGAAATTCAGGCTTCCTTTGATCTTACCCTTGTGGCGTGGGATAAAGGGAATCCACCCAAATCTGGGAGCACATTAGTCCGTGTTAGTATTCAGGACTCAAATGATAACAGCCCCACATTTGAGGACAGCAATCCAACTGTGTCATTACCAGAGGACACAGCACTCGGGACTACTGTGATCAAGCTCAAGGCCACTGATCCAGACCAGGGAGCCAATGGGGAGGTTGAGTACTCATTTAgtaagcacacacatccagaaGTTCAAAGGCTCTTCTATGTGGACCCACAAACGGGAGAAGTGAGTATCAGGGCACCATTGGATTACGAGGCCCAGTCTTCTTACGAAGTAATTGTACAGGCCAGCGATCATGGGCCAAATGCGATCCCCTCTTACTGCAGATTGCACGTCAAACTCATAGATATTAATGATAATGCACCGAGGATACGCCTGACCTGGACCCCAGCCAGCTCGCAGGTTATAACTGTGCTGGAAGGAGCTCCAGAGGATACTCTCCTTGCTGTGGTGACGGTCTCTGATGCAGATTCAGGAAGAAATGGAAATGTGactgcacagattcaacaaggctCAGGCCCTTTCCGACTTAAAAAGATGCACGGCAACGACTACATGATTGTCACCAGCGGCTCCCTGGATCGTGAGAAGGTTATGCAGTATAATATCACGCTCTTTGCCCGGGATAGCGGAAACCCCTTACTTTCTTATGTCGAACATCTACCTGTCTATGTTCTGGATGAGAATGACAATGCCCCAGTATTTTCGATCCCCATCTACAGAGCTTCGTTCAAGGAGAACAACATGACAGGCTACCACATTCTCAAAGTCGAAGCCCATGATGAGGACCTGGAGCTCAGCGGAAAAGTCTCCTACTCCATTGTTGAGGAAACTAAAACGCAGACTTTCTCAATTCACCCCAAAACTGGTGTCATAAGTGTCCAGCAACCTTTAGACTACGAGGCATTCAAGAACTACTCTTTCATTGTGGAAGCCGTTGATCATGGACATCCACCACTCACAAGCACAGCTAGAGTACATATTGACATAGAAGATGTAAATGACAACTTCCCGGTCATCAAGGAGCCAAAACCAAGAAAAGGTGTAGCATCTCTCAGTGTACCCGTTGATGCATACAGAGGTGAGATTGTGACAGAGTTGGGGAATGCCATCAAAGAGGAAGCCACCAATGTGGCAACTGATCACTCAGTCAGAGAGGGGCTTGGATTTCTCGCATCAACAATCAAAGCAGAAGACCAGGACACGGGACTCAATGGGAAACTCCAGTACCTCATTACTGATGGAAACCCGTCTGAGCTCTTTTGGCTGAATAACACCTCAGGCCAGCTGTTTGTTAATACCACTAATGCTACCGAACTCATTGGGAAAACCTTTAAGGTGGACATCACTGTTTCTGACATGGGCACTCCGAGGTTGGCTACTAAGGCAACTCTGGAGGTGACTTTCATAAACCTCAAGGACCATCTAAAGAACTCATCACCTGGAAACCGTGGACAGCTCAGCTTCACTATGATGATGGCAATCTGCCTCGGTGCTACATGCCTGCTTCTTCTATTGGCCATCGCTTTGGTGACAACATTTTGCCGCCCTGAGAAAAGGGACAACCGGGCCTACAACTGCAGACAGGCTGAATCGACCTACACCCGCCATCCTCGGCGCCCACAGAAGAACATCAGAAAATCTGACATCCAGTTAATTCCCGTAATCCGAGGAAGAAAGGAAGACCTCCCTGAGGACGATGGTGAAGCCCAGCCACTAACTCCACCTCCAGCCTCAGATGATCAGCAGATTGAGAGTCACTATAGCTTAATGCCATCAGTTATGAATGCAAGCTTCCATTCCCAAGGCTATCTAGAAGAGGATGTCACTCAGCCCAACACCCATCACTGCAGAACACTTAGGAAACCTGGAAACATTGAACTTGATGGAACCTTACCTTCATCTCCAGCAACATCATACCGGACTCTTCACAAATCCAGAAAcacttcatcctcttcctcagtCTCACATTCCAGCACCTTAAAGAGGCCGAAGAACTCTGAAGGAGAGGAAACGGTTTCACAATATTCATCAGCATCTGTGGCAACTCTCAGGAGGCCAAAGACCTCGGATGGACATGGAGCACGTGATGCAGCTCACCGGCAGATCCTTCGAAACCTGGTCCGTCTTTCCATGGCTGCTTTTGGAGACTCCATTGAGCTTTCTTCAGCTTCTCCAGAGGTGCAG ATCTCccagctcctctctctcctccatcaGGGTCAGCTGCAGCCCAGAACGAACTTCCGTGGAAACAAATACTCTCACCGCAATGGCAG GTATGGAGGTCAGGACTGTTCTGACTGGCAGAGCACCAAAGACAGTGGACATGGCGAGAGCGAGGCAGGAGATGTGGACTGGGAACCAGGAAGAGACTCACCGATAGACCCACAGCTGGAGGAAGGACTCAGCAACCTCCTCAACAATCCTG ATGATGTTTTCTCAGAGGTCAGTGACCCTTCCTGGATGGCCAGACTCTCCCTCCCACTCACCAGCGATTACCATGACAACGTGTTTGTCCCCAACAGCCCTCCATCCCCCGAAAGTGAGACCCTTCCTCGGGATGGCCTGGAATCTTCATCCTTCTCCACGTTTG GTAAAACCCCAGAGAAGGACGGCCCACTGGGCGGAGCTCTGCTATCTGAGGTGAGCACGCTGTTCGAGATGCTGATGACGCAGAAGGCCGATGCCCACCCCGGCCCTCGGCCTGACGTCCTGTACCGGCTGTCGGCGGCGTACCGTCGCTCTCTGGGCCTGGACGGTGGAGCCGCTGGCAACGCAGCCAAAAACTCTGCGAGATCTGGGCCTTCCGCACCCTCAGGACTTTGTCAATAA
- the pcdh12 gene encoding protocadherin-12 isoform X3 has translation MLLALLLVASLCSKTLSSHCSSTTIQYQVSEEQPAGTRVSCLADDLRQRDEGGSLEDFQVVEQGKALPFSVTTRDGVVSTQGRLDREELCRGTDLCEVAFSVLYRKRGAVKCLRVHVKVMDLNDHSPSFPNTLQEVEISETASLGKRIPLDWAVDPDAGSNSLQTYSLSVNQHFDLDVTVGPGGTKQAELVVVKELDREIQASFDLTLVAWDKGNPPKSGSTLVRVSIQDSNDNSPTFEDSNPTVSLPEDTALGTTVIKLKATDPDQGANGEVEYSFSKHTHPEVQRLFYVDPQTGEVSIRAPLDYEAQSSYEVIVQASDHGPNAIPSYCRLHVKLIDINDNAPRIRLTWTPASSQVITVLEGAPEDTLLAVVTVSDADSGRNGNVTAQIQQGSGPFRLKKMHGNDYMIVTSGSLDREKVMQYNITLFARDSGNPLLSYVEHLPVYVLDENDNAPVFSIPIYRASFKENNMTGYHILKVEAHDEDLELSGKVSYSIVEETKTQTFSIHPKTGVISVQQPLDYEAFKNYSFIVEAVDHGHPPLTSTARVHIDIEDVNDNFPVIKEPKPRKGVASLSVPVDAYRGEIVTELGNAIKEEATNVATDHSVREGLGFLASTIKAEDQDTGLNGKLQYLITDGNPSELFWLNNTSGQLFVNTTNATELIGKTFKVDITVSDMGTPRLATKATLEVTFINLKDHLKNSSPGNRGQLSFTMMMAICLGATCLLLLLAIALVTTFCRPEKRDNRAYNCRQAESTYTRHPRRPQKNIRKSDIQLIPVIRGRKEDLPEDDGEAQPLTPPPASDDQQIESHYSLMPSVMNASFHSQGYLEEDVTQPNTHHCRTLRKPGNIELDGTLPSSPATSYRTLHKSRNTSSSSSVSHSSTLKRPKNSEGEETVSQYSSASVATLRRPKTSDGHGARDAAHRQILRNLVRLSMAAFGDSIELSSASPEQISQLLSLLHQGQLQPRTNFRGNKYSHRNGRYGGQDCSDWQSTKDSGHGESEAGDVDWEPGRDSPIDPQLEEGLSNLLNNPDDVFSEVSDPSWMARLSLPLTSDYHDNVFVPNSPPSPESETLPRDGLESSSFSTFGKTPEKDGPLGGALLSEVSTLFEMLMTQKADAHPGPRPDVLYRLSAAYRRSLGLDGGAAGNAAKNSARSGPSAPSGLCQ, from the exons ATGCTGCTCGCTCTGCTTCTCGTTGCGAGTCTTTGCTCCAAGACCCTCTCCTCACATTGCTCATCAACAACTATTCAGTACCAGGTTTCGGAGGAGCAGCCGGCGGGAACCCGGGTCAGCTGTCTGGCGGATGACCTGCGGCAGAGGGACGAAGGCGGATCTCTGGAGGATTTCCAGGTGGTGGAGCAGGGAAAAGCCCTTCCTTTTTCTGTCACCACTCGAGATGGGGTTGTCTCCACCCAGGGCCGATTGGACAGGGAGGAGTTGTGCCGAGGGACTGACCTGTGTGAGGTGGCGTTTAGTGTCCTCTACAGGAAACGAGGTGCTGTGAAGTGCCTGCGGGTTCACGTGAAAGTAATGGACTTAAATGACCACAGTCCCAGCTTCCCCAATACTTTGCAAGAAGTGGAGATCTCAGAAACTGCTAGCCTTGGGAAGCGAATCCCATTGGACTGGGCAGTGGATCCTGATGCAGGTTCCAACAGCCTCCAGACCTACTCACTGTCTGTCAACCAGCACTTTGATCTCGATGTGACAGTTGGTCCTGGTGGGACGAAACAGGCAGAGCTGGTGGTTGTCAAAGAATTAGACAGGGAAATTCAGGCTTCCTTTGATCTTACCCTTGTGGCGTGGGATAAAGGGAATCCACCCAAATCTGGGAGCACATTAGTCCGTGTTAGTATTCAGGACTCAAATGATAACAGCCCCACATTTGAGGACAGCAATCCAACTGTGTCATTACCAGAGGACACAGCACTCGGGACTACTGTGATCAAGCTCAAGGCCACTGATCCAGACCAGGGAGCCAATGGGGAGGTTGAGTACTCATTTAgtaagcacacacatccagaaGTTCAAAGGCTCTTCTATGTGGACCCACAAACGGGAGAAGTGAGTATCAGGGCACCATTGGATTACGAGGCCCAGTCTTCTTACGAAGTAATTGTACAGGCCAGCGATCATGGGCCAAATGCGATCCCCTCTTACTGCAGATTGCACGTCAAACTCATAGATATTAATGATAATGCACCGAGGATACGCCTGACCTGGACCCCAGCCAGCTCGCAGGTTATAACTGTGCTGGAAGGAGCTCCAGAGGATACTCTCCTTGCTGTGGTGACGGTCTCTGATGCAGATTCAGGAAGAAATGGAAATGTGactgcacagattcaacaaggctCAGGCCCTTTCCGACTTAAAAAGATGCACGGCAACGACTACATGATTGTCACCAGCGGCTCCCTGGATCGTGAGAAGGTTATGCAGTATAATATCACGCTCTTTGCCCGGGATAGCGGAAACCCCTTACTTTCTTATGTCGAACATCTACCTGTCTATGTTCTGGATGAGAATGACAATGCCCCAGTATTTTCGATCCCCATCTACAGAGCTTCGTTCAAGGAGAACAACATGACAGGCTACCACATTCTCAAAGTCGAAGCCCATGATGAGGACCTGGAGCTCAGCGGAAAAGTCTCCTACTCCATTGTTGAGGAAACTAAAACGCAGACTTTCTCAATTCACCCCAAAACTGGTGTCATAAGTGTCCAGCAACCTTTAGACTACGAGGCATTCAAGAACTACTCTTTCATTGTGGAAGCCGTTGATCATGGACATCCACCACTCACAAGCACAGCTAGAGTACATATTGACATAGAAGATGTAAATGACAACTTCCCGGTCATCAAGGAGCCAAAACCAAGAAAAGGTGTAGCATCTCTCAGTGTACCCGTTGATGCATACAGAGGTGAGATTGTGACAGAGTTGGGGAATGCCATCAAAGAGGAAGCCACCAATGTGGCAACTGATCACTCAGTCAGAGAGGGGCTTGGATTTCTCGCATCAACAATCAAAGCAGAAGACCAGGACACGGGACTCAATGGGAAACTCCAGTACCTCATTACTGATGGAAACCCGTCTGAGCTCTTTTGGCTGAATAACACCTCAGGCCAGCTGTTTGTTAATACCACTAATGCTACCGAACTCATTGGGAAAACCTTTAAGGTGGACATCACTGTTTCTGACATGGGCACTCCGAGGTTGGCTACTAAGGCAACTCTGGAGGTGACTTTCATAAACCTCAAGGACCATCTAAAGAACTCATCACCTGGAAACCGTGGACAGCTCAGCTTCACTATGATGATGGCAATCTGCCTCGGTGCTACATGCCTGCTTCTTCTATTGGCCATCGCTTTGGTGACAACATTTTGCCGCCCTGAGAAAAGGGACAACCGGGCCTACAACTGCAGACAGGCTGAATCGACCTACACCCGCCATCCTCGGCGCCCACAGAAGAACATCAGAAAATCTGACATCCAGTTAATTCCCGTAATCCGAGGAAGAAAGGAAGACCTCCCTGAGGACGATGGTGAAGCCCAGCCACTAACTCCACCTCCAGCCTCAGATGATCAGCAGATTGAGAGTCACTATAGCTTAATGCCATCAGTTATGAATGCAAGCTTCCATTCCCAAGGCTATCTAGAAGAGGATGTCACTCAGCCCAACACCCATCACTGCAGAACACTTAGGAAACCTGGAAACATTGAACTTGATGGAACCTTACCTTCATCTCCAGCAACATCATACCGGACTCTTCACAAATCCAGAAAcacttcatcctcttcctcagtCTCACATTCCAGCACCTTAAAGAGGCCGAAGAACTCTGAAGGAGAGGAAACGGTTTCACAATATTCATCAGCATCTGTGGCAACTCTCAGGAGGCCAAAGACCTCGGATGGACATGGAGCACGTGATGCAGCTCACCGGCAGATCCTTCGAAACCTGGTCCGTCTTTCCATGGCTGCTTTTGGAGACTCCATTGAGCTTTCTTCAGCTTCTCCAGAG CAGATCTCccagctcctctctctcctccatcaGGGTCAGCTGCAGCCCAGAACGAACTTCCGTGGAAACAAATACTCTCACCGCAATGGCAG GTATGGAGGTCAGGACTGTTCTGACTGGCAGAGCACCAAAGACAGTGGACATGGCGAGAGCGAGGCAGGAGATGTGGACTGGGAACCAGGAAGAGACTCACCGATAGACCCACAGCTGGAGGAAGGACTCAGCAACCTCCTCAACAATCCTG ATGATGTTTTCTCAGAGGTCAGTGACCCTTCCTGGATGGCCAGACTCTCCCTCCCACTCACCAGCGATTACCATGACAACGTGTTTGTCCCCAACAGCCCTCCATCCCCCGAAAGTGAGACCCTTCCTCGGGATGGCCTGGAATCTTCATCCTTCTCCACGTTTG GTAAAACCCCAGAGAAGGACGGCCCACTGGGCGGAGCTCTGCTATCTGAGGTGAGCACGCTGTTCGAGATGCTGATGACGCAGAAGGCCGATGCCCACCCCGGCCCTCGGCCTGACGTCCTGTACCGGCTGTCGGCGGCGTACCGTCGCTCTCTGGGCCTGGACGGTGGAGCCGCTGGCAACGCAGCCAAAAACTCTGCGAGATCTGGGCCTTCCGCACCCTCAGGACTTTGTCAATAA
- the pcdh12 gene encoding protocadherin-12 isoform X1: MLLALLLVASLCSKTLSSHCSSTTIQYQVSEEQPAGTRVSCLADDLRQRDEGGSLEDFQVVEQGKALPFSVTTRDGVVSTQGRLDREELCRGTDLCEVAFSVLYRKRGAVKCLRVHVKVMDLNDHSPSFPNTLQEVEISETASLGKRIPLDWAVDPDAGSNSLQTYSLSVNQHFDLDVTVGPGGTKQAELVVVKELDREIQASFDLTLVAWDKGNPPKSGSTLVRVSIQDSNDNSPTFEDSNPTVSLPEDTALGTTVIKLKATDPDQGANGEVEYSFSKHTHPEVQRLFYVDPQTGEVSIRAPLDYEAQSSYEVIVQASDHGPNAIPSYCRLHVKLIDINDNAPRIRLTWTPASSQVITVLEGAPEDTLLAVVTVSDADSGRNGNVTAQIQQGSGPFRLKKMHGNDYMIVTSGSLDREKVMQYNITLFARDSGNPLLSYVEHLPVYVLDENDNAPVFSIPIYRASFKENNMTGYHILKVEAHDEDLELSGKVSYSIVEETKTQTFSIHPKTGVISVQQPLDYEAFKNYSFIVEAVDHGHPPLTSTARVHIDIEDVNDNFPVIKEPKPRKGVASLSVPVDAYRGEIVTELGNAIKEEATNVATDHSVREGLGFLASTIKAEDQDTGLNGKLQYLITDGNPSELFWLNNTSGQLFVNTTNATELIGKTFKVDITVSDMGTPRLATKATLEVTFINLKDHLKNSSPGNRGQLSFTMMMAICLGATCLLLLLAIALVTTFCRPEKRDNRAYNCRQAESTYTRHPRRPQKNIRKSDIQLIPVIRGRKEDLPEDDGEAQPLTPPPASDDQQIESHYSLMPSVMNASFHSQGYLEEDVTQPNTHHCRTLRKPGNIELDGTLPSSPATSYRTLHKSRNTSSSSSVSHSSTLKRPKNSEGEETVSQYSSASVATLRRPKTSDGHGARDAAHRQILRNLVRLSMAAFGDSIELSSASPEVQQISQLLSLLHQGQLQPRTNFRGNKYSHRNGRYGGQDCSDWQSTKDSGHGESEAGDVDWEPGRDSPIDPQLEEGLSNLLNNPDDVFSEVSDPSWMARLSLPLTSDYHDNVFVPNSPPSPESETLPRDGLESSSFSTFGKTPEKDGPLGGALLSEVSTLFEMLMTQKADAHPGPRPDVLYRLSAAYRRSLGLDGGAAGNAAKNSARSGPSAPSGLCQ; this comes from the exons ATGCTGCTCGCTCTGCTTCTCGTTGCGAGTCTTTGCTCCAAGACCCTCTCCTCACATTGCTCATCAACAACTATTCAGTACCAGGTTTCGGAGGAGCAGCCGGCGGGAACCCGGGTCAGCTGTCTGGCGGATGACCTGCGGCAGAGGGACGAAGGCGGATCTCTGGAGGATTTCCAGGTGGTGGAGCAGGGAAAAGCCCTTCCTTTTTCTGTCACCACTCGAGATGGGGTTGTCTCCACCCAGGGCCGATTGGACAGGGAGGAGTTGTGCCGAGGGACTGACCTGTGTGAGGTGGCGTTTAGTGTCCTCTACAGGAAACGAGGTGCTGTGAAGTGCCTGCGGGTTCACGTGAAAGTAATGGACTTAAATGACCACAGTCCCAGCTTCCCCAATACTTTGCAAGAAGTGGAGATCTCAGAAACTGCTAGCCTTGGGAAGCGAATCCCATTGGACTGGGCAGTGGATCCTGATGCAGGTTCCAACAGCCTCCAGACCTACTCACTGTCTGTCAACCAGCACTTTGATCTCGATGTGACAGTTGGTCCTGGTGGGACGAAACAGGCAGAGCTGGTGGTTGTCAAAGAATTAGACAGGGAAATTCAGGCTTCCTTTGATCTTACCCTTGTGGCGTGGGATAAAGGGAATCCACCCAAATCTGGGAGCACATTAGTCCGTGTTAGTATTCAGGACTCAAATGATAACAGCCCCACATTTGAGGACAGCAATCCAACTGTGTCATTACCAGAGGACACAGCACTCGGGACTACTGTGATCAAGCTCAAGGCCACTGATCCAGACCAGGGAGCCAATGGGGAGGTTGAGTACTCATTTAgtaagcacacacatccagaaGTTCAAAGGCTCTTCTATGTGGACCCACAAACGGGAGAAGTGAGTATCAGGGCACCATTGGATTACGAGGCCCAGTCTTCTTACGAAGTAATTGTACAGGCCAGCGATCATGGGCCAAATGCGATCCCCTCTTACTGCAGATTGCACGTCAAACTCATAGATATTAATGATAATGCACCGAGGATACGCCTGACCTGGACCCCAGCCAGCTCGCAGGTTATAACTGTGCTGGAAGGAGCTCCAGAGGATACTCTCCTTGCTGTGGTGACGGTCTCTGATGCAGATTCAGGAAGAAATGGAAATGTGactgcacagattcaacaaggctCAGGCCCTTTCCGACTTAAAAAGATGCACGGCAACGACTACATGATTGTCACCAGCGGCTCCCTGGATCGTGAGAAGGTTATGCAGTATAATATCACGCTCTTTGCCCGGGATAGCGGAAACCCCTTACTTTCTTATGTCGAACATCTACCTGTCTATGTTCTGGATGAGAATGACAATGCCCCAGTATTTTCGATCCCCATCTACAGAGCTTCGTTCAAGGAGAACAACATGACAGGCTACCACATTCTCAAAGTCGAAGCCCATGATGAGGACCTGGAGCTCAGCGGAAAAGTCTCCTACTCCATTGTTGAGGAAACTAAAACGCAGACTTTCTCAATTCACCCCAAAACTGGTGTCATAAGTGTCCAGCAACCTTTAGACTACGAGGCATTCAAGAACTACTCTTTCATTGTGGAAGCCGTTGATCATGGACATCCACCACTCACAAGCACAGCTAGAGTACATATTGACATAGAAGATGTAAATGACAACTTCCCGGTCATCAAGGAGCCAAAACCAAGAAAAGGTGTAGCATCTCTCAGTGTACCCGTTGATGCATACAGAGGTGAGATTGTGACAGAGTTGGGGAATGCCATCAAAGAGGAAGCCACCAATGTGGCAACTGATCACTCAGTCAGAGAGGGGCTTGGATTTCTCGCATCAACAATCAAAGCAGAAGACCAGGACACGGGACTCAATGGGAAACTCCAGTACCTCATTACTGATGGAAACCCGTCTGAGCTCTTTTGGCTGAATAACACCTCAGGCCAGCTGTTTGTTAATACCACTAATGCTACCGAACTCATTGGGAAAACCTTTAAGGTGGACATCACTGTTTCTGACATGGGCACTCCGAGGTTGGCTACTAAGGCAACTCTGGAGGTGACTTTCATAAACCTCAAGGACCATCTAAAGAACTCATCACCTGGAAACCGTGGACAGCTCAGCTTCACTATGATGATGGCAATCTGCCTCGGTGCTACATGCCTGCTTCTTCTATTGGCCATCGCTTTGGTGACAACATTTTGCCGCCCTGAGAAAAGGGACAACCGGGCCTACAACTGCAGACAGGCTGAATCGACCTACACCCGCCATCCTCGGCGCCCACAGAAGAACATCAGAAAATCTGACATCCAGTTAATTCCCGTAATCCGAGGAAGAAAGGAAGACCTCCCTGAGGACGATGGTGAAGCCCAGCCACTAACTCCACCTCCAGCCTCAGATGATCAGCAGATTGAGAGTCACTATAGCTTAATGCCATCAGTTATGAATGCAAGCTTCCATTCCCAAGGCTATCTAGAAGAGGATGTCACTCAGCCCAACACCCATCACTGCAGAACACTTAGGAAACCTGGAAACATTGAACTTGATGGAACCTTACCTTCATCTCCAGCAACATCATACCGGACTCTTCACAAATCCAGAAAcacttcatcctcttcctcagtCTCACATTCCAGCACCTTAAAGAGGCCGAAGAACTCTGAAGGAGAGGAAACGGTTTCACAATATTCATCAGCATCTGTGGCAACTCTCAGGAGGCCAAAGACCTCGGATGGACATGGAGCACGTGATGCAGCTCACCGGCAGATCCTTCGAAACCTGGTCCGTCTTTCCATGGCTGCTTTTGGAGACTCCATTGAGCTTTCTTCAGCTTCTCCAGAGGTGCAG CAGATCTCccagctcctctctctcctccatcaGGGTCAGCTGCAGCCCAGAACGAACTTCCGTGGAAACAAATACTCTCACCGCAATGGCAG GTATGGAGGTCAGGACTGTTCTGACTGGCAGAGCACCAAAGACAGTGGACATGGCGAGAGCGAGGCAGGAGATGTGGACTGGGAACCAGGAAGAGACTCACCGATAGACCCACAGCTGGAGGAAGGACTCAGCAACCTCCTCAACAATCCTG ATGATGTTTTCTCAGAGGTCAGTGACCCTTCCTGGATGGCCAGACTCTCCCTCCCACTCACCAGCGATTACCATGACAACGTGTTTGTCCCCAACAGCCCTCCATCCCCCGAAAGTGAGACCCTTCCTCGGGATGGCCTGGAATCTTCATCCTTCTCCACGTTTG GTAAAACCCCAGAGAAGGACGGCCCACTGGGCGGAGCTCTGCTATCTGAGGTGAGCACGCTGTTCGAGATGCTGATGACGCAGAAGGCCGATGCCCACCCCGGCCCTCGGCCTGACGTCCTGTACCGGCTGTCGGCGGCGTACCGTCGCTCTCTGGGCCTGGACGGTGGAGCCGCTGGCAACGCAGCCAAAAACTCTGCGAGATCTGGGCCTTCCGCACCCTCAGGACTTTGTCAATAA